In Burkholderia sp. WP9, a genomic segment contains:
- a CDS encoding electron transfer flavoprotein-ubiquinone oxidoreductase, which produces MTPASLIEQYGPRESMEYDVVIVGGGPAGLSAAIRLKQLAAEKGVEIGVCVLEKGSEIGAHILSGAVMDPRAMTELIPDWKEKGAPLTVDVTEDKFLFLTETGSKSVPVWALPDNFKNHGNYVISLANVTRWLGQQAEALGVEIFPGFPAAEILYNDDGSVKGVATGNLGIGKDGEPTENFQLGMELHAKYTLFCEGARGHLGRQLNDRFKLREGVDPQVYGIGIKELWEIDPSKHKPGLVMHTAGWPLENDTYGGSFLYHMDNNQVVVGFVVGLGYTNPYLSPFEEFQRYKTHPAIRAVLEGGKRVSYGARAITAGGLMSLPKLVFPGGALVGDDAGFLNASRIKGSHAAIKTGMLAADAAFEAVQAGRTSDELTAYPESFKTSWLHTELHRARNFKQWMSKGLYLGTLMVGIEQKLLGGNVPWTLHHQHSDHEMLKPASQCKPIVYPKPDGKLTFDRLSSVFISNTNHEENQPAHLTLKDPSVPVNVNWQTYAGPESRYCPAAVYEFVKNDDNTERLVINAQNCVHCKTCDIKDPTQNIVWVTPEGGGGPNYPNM; this is translated from the coding sequence ATGACCCCCGCAAGTCTCATTGAGCAGTACGGCCCGCGCGAGTCGATGGAATACGACGTCGTGATCGTCGGCGGCGGCCCAGCTGGGCTGTCCGCCGCGATTCGCCTGAAGCAGCTGGCGGCGGAAAAAGGCGTCGAGATTGGCGTGTGCGTACTGGAAAAAGGCTCGGAGATCGGGGCGCATATCCTCTCGGGCGCGGTCATGGATCCGCGCGCCATGACCGAGCTGATTCCGGACTGGAAAGAAAAAGGCGCTCCGCTGACCGTGGATGTGACTGAGGACAAGTTCCTGTTCCTGACCGAAACCGGTTCGAAGAGCGTGCCGGTCTGGGCGCTGCCGGATAACTTCAAGAATCACGGCAATTACGTGATCAGTCTCGCGAATGTGACGCGCTGGCTGGGTCAGCAGGCTGAGGCGCTGGGTGTGGAGATTTTCCCGGGCTTTCCTGCGGCCGAAATCCTCTATAACGACGACGGTTCGGTCAAAGGCGTCGCGACTGGCAACCTGGGCATCGGCAAGGACGGTGAACCGACCGAGAACTTCCAGCTCGGCATGGAACTGCACGCGAAGTACACGCTGTTCTGTGAGGGCGCGCGTGGGCATCTCGGGCGGCAACTGAACGACCGGTTCAAACTGCGCGAAGGCGTCGATCCGCAGGTCTACGGCATCGGCATCAAGGAACTGTGGGAGATCGATCCGTCGAAGCACAAGCCGGGTCTCGTGATGCACACCGCCGGCTGGCCGCTGGAGAACGACACGTACGGCGGCTCGTTCCTCTATCACATGGATAACAACCAGGTGGTGGTGGGTTTTGTGGTCGGACTTGGCTACACGAATCCGTACCTGTCGCCGTTCGAGGAATTCCAGCGCTACAAGACGCATCCGGCGATCCGTGCTGTGCTCGAAGGTGGCAAGCGGGTGTCGTACGGCGCACGGGCGATCACGGCCGGTGGTCTGATGTCGCTGCCGAAGCTGGTGTTCCCGGGCGGCGCACTGGTCGGCGACGATGCGGGTTTCCTGAACGCATCGCGGATCAAGGGTTCGCATGCGGCGATCAAGACCGGCATGCTGGCCGCCGACGCCGCTTTTGAAGCCGTGCAGGCTGGACGCACCAGCGATGAGTTGACCGCCTATCCGGAGAGCTTCAAGACCTCGTGGCTGCACACCGAACTGCATCGTGCGCGCAACTTCAAGCAGTGGATGAGCAAGGGTCTGTATCTCGGCACGCTGATGGTGGGCATCGAGCAGAAGCTGCTGGGCGGTAATGTGCCGTGGACGCTGCATCACCAGCATTCGGATCACGAGATGCTGAAGCCGGCTTCGCAGTGCAAGCCCATCGTCTATCCGAAGCCCGATGGCAAGCTGACGTTTGACCGGCTCTCTTCGGTGTTCATCTCCAACACGAACCACGAAGAGAACCAGCCCGCTCACCTGACGCTGAAAGATCCTTCGGTGCCAGTGAATGTGAACTGGCAGACCTACGCCGGCCCGGAGTCACGTTACTGCCCGGCAGCGGTGTACGAGTTCGTTAAGAACGACGACAACACCGAACGCCTGGTGATCAACGCGCAGAACTGCGTGCACTGCAAAACCTGCGATATCAAGGACCCGACCCAGAACATCGTGTGGGTCACGCCTGAAGGCGGCGGCGGTCCGAACTACCCGAACATGTAA
- a CDS encoding SDR family oxidoreductase, with amino-acid sequence MGRSINLEGKVALITGASSGLGKRFAQVLSQAGAKVVLASRRTERLKELRAEIEASGGAAHVVSLDVTDYQSIKSAVAHAETEAGTIDILVNNSGVSTTQKLSEVTPADFEYVFDTNTRGAFFVAQEVAKRMIMRGNSAQKPSYRIINIASMAGLRVLPQIGLYAISKAAVVHMTKAMALEWGKHGINVNAICPGYIDTEINHHHWSTEQGQKLVSMLPRHRVGKPDDLDGLLLLLAADESQFINGSVIAADDGFGLS; translated from the coding sequence ATGGGCCGTTCGATTAATCTGGAAGGCAAGGTTGCGCTGATCACCGGCGCCTCGAGCGGGTTGGGAAAGCGCTTTGCTCAAGTGTTGTCGCAAGCGGGCGCCAAGGTCGTGCTGGCGAGCCGGCGAACCGAGCGTCTGAAGGAATTGCGCGCCGAGATCGAGGCGTCCGGCGGCGCGGCCCACGTCGTGTCGCTCGACGTGACCGATTATCAGAGCATCAAGTCGGCCGTCGCGCATGCGGAAACCGAGGCTGGCACGATCGACATCCTGGTGAACAATTCGGGCGTGTCCACCACGCAAAAGCTCTCCGAGGTCACGCCCGCCGACTTCGAGTACGTGTTCGATACCAACACACGCGGCGCGTTTTTCGTCGCGCAGGAAGTCGCCAAGCGCATGATCATGCGCGGCAACAGCGCACAGAAGCCGTCGTACCGGATCATCAATATCGCGTCTATGGCGGGCTTGCGCGTATTGCCGCAGATCGGCCTGTACGCGATCAGCAAGGCGGCCGTCGTGCATATGACCAAAGCCATGGCGCTGGAGTGGGGCAAGCACGGCATCAACGTGAACGCGATCTGTCCCGGCTATATCGACACCGAGATCAACCACCATCACTGGTCGACGGAGCAAGGGCAAAAGCTCGTGTCGATGCTGCCGCGCCATCGTGTCGGCAAGCCGGACGACCTGGACGGGCTCCTGCTGCTGCTGGCGGCCGACGAATCGCAGTTCATCAATGGCTCGGTGATTGCGGCCGATGACGGATTCGGGCTCTCCTGA
- a CDS encoding thioesterase family protein, whose amino-acid sequence MSDFHAVFEMSMPIRWGDMDAFGHVNNTVYFRYMEQVRISWFEQLGLAGSNADGQGPVIVNASMEFLKQLHYPGDVIGRMTVATPGRSSFDTGFELVRADDPNTVYARGAARCVWIDYAAGKSVPVPDLLRATIERAVLVKAA is encoded by the coding sequence ATGAGCGATTTTCACGCTGTTTTTGAGATGTCGATGCCGATCCGCTGGGGCGACATGGACGCCTTCGGCCATGTGAACAACACGGTCTATTTCCGCTACATGGAGCAGGTGCGGATTTCCTGGTTCGAGCAGTTGGGTCTGGCCGGCAGCAATGCCGACGGACAGGGGCCGGTGATCGTCAATGCATCGATGGAGTTTCTCAAGCAACTGCATTATCCGGGCGACGTGATCGGCCGGATGACGGTGGCCACGCCCGGCCGCAGCAGTTTCGACACGGGGTTTGAACTCGTGCGAGCGGATGACCCAAACACCGTGTATGCCCGCGGCGCCGCGCGCTGTGTATGGATCGATTACGCGGCCGGCAAGTCGGTGCCCGTGCCTGATCTGCTGCGTGCGACCATCGAGCGCGCTGTTTTGGTCAAGGCGGCCTGA